The sequence CGGTTTGTATCATGGCAATGCTCTCAACTCAAGAAATAGATAGTCCAATTACATCTGAAACTATCAATTTAAGGTTACAGTGCTCTTATACGTATTTACGTAAAATTATGAGAAAGCTAGTGGTTTCTGGACTGGTAACTTCTGTACCGGGAAATAAAGGAGGCTTTTCTTTAGCGAAAGATGCGAATGATATTTCGATTTTAGATATTGTTGAAGCGGTAGAGGGTCCTGTAGATACCTATCAAACAAAAAATCTGATTCAAAATGTCTTTCAAGATGGAAAATCAGAATATGTTGAGAGCGGTACAGAACGGATGCAGGCAATCTTTCGAGCGGCAGATCAGAAGTGGTCTGAAGAACTTGAAACTGTAAAAGTAGCAAAAGTCGTGTATGATGTCTTGAAAGAGAAAAGTTTAAATTCAATAGATTGGAACAAAGAAACACAAAAAGAACAACATTCACTTTTGAAAGAATTAAGTATCAGAATTACAGATAAGGGTGCCAAAAAATAGTAGGCGCCTCTTTTTTGTGCAAGCAAAAAGGAATGAAACGAAGAGGAACTTATTTTTGTTTCATTCCTTTTGTTGCGGTGAAATTGTACAGCTTATTTTGCAAAGATTGCTTTAGGGGCGCGATGGATTTCAACAATCACTTGTACTTGAAAATCTTTGTATTCGGTATTCATAATTTGTTTTTTTGCATCATAGACCTTGTAAGGACCGCCAATTAGGCTTGCTTTAACTGTAGGAGTGGTTTCCTTGCTAAGATATGGCAGTAAAAATTTTACTTTGTCAGCTGCCAAAAAACCAATTGGTTTTTCGAATAATAAAACTTCTATTTCTATTTTATTAGTTTTTTGATTTGTTTTTTTATGTAATCTGACATCGGATGTAGTGTAAAAGCTACGCAGTTGAATATGCATATTAAAAATTTCACGGATATCATGGCTAGCAACTGTTGCATAATTTATATTAAAATATTGACAAGTATCTTTAATAATTTTGTCGATTCCTTTGTAGTAGTTACTTTCATTGCAACTTACTCGCTCGACAAATGATGTGAAGATCAAAGGGGTGCTTAGCTCGTAAAAGTTTGTTTCTTTTACAGAGTCTTCACTTTTTTTCATTTGGGGGACAGCCACTTCTTTTTTTAAAAAAAATGGCGAAATTGCTTTTGGTACGGGGATTTTCTTTTTCACTTTTTTTGTAATATGAGCAGCAAAGCGAGTAGCTTTTACTGTTTTTTCTTTTTTAGGAGAAGCTATTTTTTCTTCGAATTCTTTATCCGATTTGTTAGAGAAGAACAAGTAAATAAACAAACAAAGGCTTAAAAATAAATAAAAAATGGCAAAAATTAATGTCATTTTATTTTGTGTAGCATGTTGAAAAAAATAAATGGAAATAAAAAGCGTTAGGCAACCTAAAAGGCTATAAAGGACATTGAATAGTTTGTTCAAAAAATGTACATCCTTTCTTATTTGAAATCGAAATGTTTTTGATTTTATCATACCCCAAATGGACATTAATTTCATTAAAGTTCGTAAAAATAAATGATATTTTTTTGTAGTTAAAGTTGACTAAATATTTTGACAATAGCTAATGATTTTGGTATATTATACTAAAGTTAATGAGGAGAAGAGTATAAAATGTCTTTTTTACAAAGAGAACTCATGGTTGGTGGAAATGGGTAAAAGCATTTTAGAAGATGGTCTCTAAAACGTTTTGCTGAATCTTGTAAGATAAAGCAATTCCGGCTA is a genomic window of Vagococcus entomophilus containing:
- a CDS encoding Rrf2 family transcriptional regulator — its product is MKLTKSFEQAVCIMAMLSTQEIDSPITSETINLRLQCSYTYLRKIMRKLVVSGLVTSVPGNKGGFSLAKDANDISILDIVEAVEGPVDTYQTKNLIQNVFQDGKSEYVESGTERMQAIFRAADQKWSEELETVKVAKVVYDVLKEKSLNSIDWNKETQKEQHSLLKELSIRITDKGAKK